The genomic stretch AAATGGCGGAAAAAGGTATCCTGTGGATACCCAGTGCAGTGCGGGCCAAAAACGCTCTGGATGCTTCTAGCAGCGGCGGATCGATCTGCTGCCGATTTTCCACCCGCTATGTAGCGCCAGGTGAGCCGGTTCCCGGCGCAGAGGCCTTTTGGAAAAAGGTCCTTGCGGAACAGCTTGCTCAGCTGAGCCTCGCCCATGAACTGGGCGTGAAAACCGCAGTGGGAACCGGTGCAGGCAGTGTGGGTATCCTGCATGGCGAGTCCGTGGTTGATGAGATAAAGCTTTTTATAAAGGCCGGGTATTCGCTGGAGGAGGGCATCCGGTGCGCCTCGAAAAATGGAGCTGAATTTTTCGGTATAGAGCATGGGCAGCTTGCTGTGGGGCAACGGGCAACTTTTCTCCTCACCAGGGGCACGGCAGGGCAGCTGCCGAGAAAGCTCTCCTATCTGGAAGGGGTTTATGTGGACGGCCTGCCGAGCCGGGATTATAGGAAATAGGTTGTTCGATAAACCCATGAATATGAAGTTGTTGGGTGCCGACCCTTGCAATAAGGCGAATACCTCATTTGGGATGGGTAAATCACCCGAGTTCCTCGGGCAGCTGTCCTGAGGAGGCGGTAAAACGGACAGGCACCTCCCAGGTCTTTTACCAAAAAAAGGATTATTTTAGGAATCCCTTATCGTTCCTCCCCGCGTCCCTGCACCACGATCTCTTTGCTGAAGCTGTACGGCCTGCGGGCAATACCACCGCCGTTGATGAGCGTCAGGGTGACCGTATAGGTGCCGGGCTTTTGAAAGAGATGGCTGACTGTTGCCCCTTTGGCCTTGCCCTTATCACCAAAATCCCAATGATAAGTCCAGTTTCCCAGCCCCTTGCCCAGTTTCGCCTGAAACAACACCTCATCTCGGGCACCGCCGCTGAAGATCTGTTCCGGTCTGTGGATAATCTCCACCTCCGGTAAAGGTAGGACAGTCACAGCAATTTTCTTCTCGACTGCACGACAAACTAATTTCCCATCTCCATTCCCATCCCCAGCTTTGTTTCTGCTTTGTAAACGAACTGTATACCTGCCCGGCTGACTGTAGACATGATGGAAGATAGGGCTATCAACAGCTACCCCGTCTCCGCTCTCCCAGCTGAACAGCGGCTGCATACCGGTATTATCCAACAGCCGGGGCGTGATGCTCACATCCTCATTGGCAAGAACCGTCAGTTGCTCTGGGAGAATAAGCTCGGGTAGACTGAGTACCTGCACAATCTGCGACGGGCCAGGCCGACCGTCCACCATGGTATGGATTTCCCGCACACCCGCCTGCGTAAATTGTACGGCCACCTCATATCCTTGCCTGTTTAGCCCATTGCCGAAATCCCAATGTACTTGCCCTACCTGCGTTATCTGGTTGGTCTGATCAGTCAGGGTGTAACTGATAGCCTGATTGACACAGACCTGTTTCGGTCCCTGCATCTGCATTACCGGCTGATCAACAACAAAAACAGGCAACTCAACCTGAGCCTTGCTACAAGTAAGACCGGCATCATCCTCCACTGTCAGGCGGATAAGATACTGGCCCGGCTCCTTGAAGCTATGATCAACAAACCAGCCTTCCCCCTGCTGACCATCGCCGAAATCCCAATGCAGTTTCTTGACCACCCCGTCCTCATCCCTGCTCTCGGCAGCAGAAAAACGGAGCAGCGTATTGGGCAGCACGGTCTGCGGGGTTTCAAAATTCATGGCCTTCCCGGCTACGCTCCAACGGATGCGGGGGACAGGCGGTTGATTGATCTTGATTTCCTGGCTGCTCTCCGAGCTGCTGCACACCGTGTTCTCCGGCATGTCGGCCTTGAGACGCACAGTATAACGTCCTGGCCTACCATAGCTGTGTTTAGCCGAGACACCACTGTCAGTGCTACCGGTGGTGCTGTCGCCGAAATCCCAGCTGTATCGGGTCGCTTTTTCATTAACCGCTGCCGATTCCGAGGCATCAAAGGTCAGAGCCTCGCCGATGCAGCCGTTGCCCGCGCTGAAATCTGCCCGTGGCGCGGCAAGAACCTGTACCTTGCGCTCATCATCGGCCTGATTATCGCATCTGCCCGACTCAGGCGTTTCGACGGTCAATCTGGCCAGATACAGGCCCGGCTCTTTATAGATATGATTGGTCGTGGCTCCCACACCCGAGCTGCCGTCGCCGAAATTCCACACATAGTTGGTAATGGGCCGCTCGCCGCCGCTTGAGGTTGTGCCGTCAAAGGCCACCGGCGTATTGCTGCATACCTGGATGTCCTTTCCAGCCCTGGCTATGGGTGCGGCAATGAGCTGAATATTCTTCCGCGCCTGTCCTGTGTTGCACTCCAAACCAGAATCATCAAACACGGTCAGATCGATGGGATAATCGCCTGCCTTGTCATAGACCCGAATCGGGCTTGCGCCTTCCACCTGCTGGCCGTCACCGAGATCCCAGACATAGCGCAGTAATCCGCCTTCTGGATCACGGGAGGGCGAGCCGTCAAACAGAACATGCTCGCCTACGCAGAATAGCTCCCCGTCCGTCCCGATCACCGCTTGTGGCGGACCATTAATCTGCACAGTAACCTGCTTAAAATCGTGGCTATTTCCCAGCCCTGTATTATCATCCACCTGCAAGCGAACCGGATAAAAACCAGGAGCGGCAAACTGATGACTGACAGTCATACCTTTGCCCGTGCTCTTATCACCGAAATCCCAATGATAGGTAAGCGAGTCCTGATCCGGGTCGGTGCTGGCTGAGCCGTCAAACTGCACGAACTGCTCGCAGGTGCGGACATCCTTGCCCGGTTCCGCCCGAGGCGGATAATTAACCGCTACGGTCTGCCGGGTTATGGCGATGTTATTGGCTGCGCCGCTGTTGTCCTGTACCGTGAGCACAGCCTGAAAGCGACCCGGTTGGGCATAGACATGCTTGATCTGCCTGCCTTGGCCCCTGCTATTGTCCCCGAACTCCCACGTATAGCTCATGATATTGTCGTCCGCATCAACCGAGCCCGTGGCATCAAGCAGAATTTCCTTACCCGGTTCGACCCGAGGCAGAACCTGCATCCGAGCAATAGGCGGGCTGTTGACGGTTACGGTCAAGTAGTCGCTATGCTTTGCGCCGTCATTATCAACAACAATCAGGCCGACCTGATATTGGCCAGGGTGCTCAAAACGAT from Candidatus Electrothrix communis encodes the following:
- a CDS encoding PKD domain-containing protein — its product is MKNLFLLIFLILLAGNANASAAEKQNFFITTGPEVTEENFQRFVFFFSIDSGYNDKLFVRIFDADFGGTLDLGYKESKTRYLVYGGRDIKQNLRRIEESLPQQPPLAALELGENPLYDSRWRSIAALYPAAGRLPLPSDGRILFQLIVDGIVGPGSNKFQVFISADEKNNTAIPGLRLFSPAVNVQVPDAPSLATEIRFMVPAASRSLKITNFDADAANLGGHIHFSSPLRPKVSLAESGDKSIKYSEIKLLEGERGQTVAVVLSSAKVNYVQLWLEDDQGKVIPLELPPFLAPANHVPEPKVTVTPLSACNSVVLDASGSVDKDDDQLVFQWHFPDGSTTTGSRITHDFQQPGKYTVALTVEDDSGFVANQAGLEVPVIINAPPKAYITAPTSAAPGEKVRFDGSASVDLDGKTIRHRWNFFNDREDNGPVIEQRFARPGLYQVRLLVEDDGPGLCTTDQADHSILINTAPLAKFIFKQVAAPGEEVLLDAGESLDSDGTITTYTWDFGEQGEQGTGKVVKHVWQQPGVYTVRLQVRDDSGLSNGTNEAVGTIVINAAPEPVITASASVAAAGVPVSFSAEKSRDADGDISVYRWNFGDGTTGQNEQVRHTYAEPGLYTVRLIAADDSGVSNANQFSEQTVRINAPPVPVITMPEVVNTSQVVFDASMSSDADDAIVYYGWNFGDGSKGKGVTVEHVYPLPGTYTVQLQVTDASGTDSAMQAVQQEIRVNAPPLADAGSDQIIAPGGIVHFDGSRSLDQDGSISSFLWQIQGQQYKVEKFSHRFEHPGQYQVGLIVVDNDGAKHSDYLTVTVNSPPIARMQVLPRVEPGKEILLDATGSVDADDNIMSYTWEFGDNSRGQGRQIKHVYAQPGRFQAVLTVQDNSGAANNIAITRQTVAVNYPPRAEPGKDVRTCEQFVQFDGSASTDPDQDSLTYHWDFGDKSTGKGMTVSHQFAAPGFYPVRLQVDDNTGLGNSHDFKQVTVQINGPPQAVIGTDGELFCVGEHVLFDGSPSRDPEGGLLRYVWDLGDGQQVEGASPIRVYDKAGDYPIDLTVFDDSGLECNTGQARKNIQLIAAPIARAGKDIQVCSNTPVAFDGTTSSGGERPITNYVWNFGDGSSGVGATTNHIYKEPGLYLARLTVETPESGRCDNQADDERKVQVLAAPRADFSAGNGCIGEALTFDASESAAVNEKATRYSWDFGDSTTGSTDSGVSAKHSYGRPGRYTVRLKADMPENTVCSSSESSQEIKINQPPVPRIRWSVAGKAMNFETPQTVLPNTLLRFSAAESRDEDGVVKKLHWDFGDGQQGEGWFVDHSFKEPGQYLIRLTVEDDAGLTCSKAQVELPVFVVDQPVMQMQGPKQVCVNQAISYTLTDQTNQITQVGQVHWDFGNGLNRQGYEVAVQFTQAGVREIHTMVDGRPGPSQIVQVLSLPELILPEQLTVLANEDVSITPRLLDNTGMQPLFSWESGDGVAVDSPIFHHVYSQPGRYTVRLQSRNKAGDGNGDGKLVCRAVEKKIAVTVLPLPEVEIIHRPEQIFSGGARDEVLFQAKLGKGLGNWTYHWDFGDKGKAKGATVSHLFQKPGTYTVTLTLINGGGIARRPYSFSKEIVVQGRGEER